The Corynebacterium qintianiae genome has a window encoding:
- the wzt gene encoding galactan export ABC transporter ATP-binding subunit Wzt/RfbE: MVSIDTYNACVDFPIFDAKSRSLKKAVVSSAGGAIGKNASNTVVVEALKDINLHLREGDRVGLVGHNGAGKSTLLRLLSGIYEPTRGVADVRGRVAPVFDLGVGMDPEISGYENIIIRGLFLGQSRRQMRAKIDEIAEFSELGDYLNMPLRTYSTGMRVRLALGVVTSIEPEILLLDEGIGAVDAAFMAKARVKLAEMVKRSGILVFASHSNDFLAQLCTTALWVDKGQIKEAGLVSDVVSAYEGPEAGGYVADLVRRFHGEAAV, translated from the coding sequence ATGGTTTCCATCGACACCTACAACGCCTGCGTCGACTTCCCCATCTTCGACGCCAAGTCCCGCTCTTTGAAAAAGGCGGTCGTCTCTTCGGCTGGCGGCGCGATCGGCAAAAACGCCTCCAACACCGTGGTTGTTGAGGCGTTGAAAGACATCAACCTCCACCTGCGCGAGGGTGACCGCGTAGGGCTGGTCGGCCACAACGGCGCCGGCAAGTCCACCCTGCTGCGCCTCTTGTCCGGGATTTATGAGCCGACGCGCGGCGTCGCCGACGTCCGCGGCCGCGTCGCGCCCGTCTTCGACCTGGGCGTGGGCATGGACCCGGAGATTTCAGGCTACGAGAACATCATCATCAGAGGGTTGTTCCTCGGCCAGTCCCGCCGGCAGATGCGCGCCAAGATCGACGAGATCGCGGAGTTCTCCGAGCTCGGCGACTACCTGAACATGCCGCTGCGCACCTACTCCACCGGCATGAGGGTCCGCCTGGCCCTCGGCGTGGTCACTTCCATCGAGCCCGAGATTTTGCTTCTCGACGAAGGTATCGGCGCTGTCGACGCCGCCTTCATGGCCAAGGCCCGGGTCAAGCTAGCCGAGATGGTCAAGCGCTCCGGCATCTTGGTCTTCGCCTCGCACTCTAACGACTTCCTGGCGCAGCTGTGCACGACGGCCCTGTGGGTGGACAAGGGCCAGATCAAGGAGGCCGGACTGGTGTCCGACGTGGTGTCGGCGTACGAGGGGCCGGAGGCCGGCGGGTATGTGGCCGATCTGGTCCGGCGCTTCCACGGGGAGGCGGCGGTGTGA
- a CDS encoding potassium channel family protein has translation MFKPFSTSKPTIDIPPIVVIGLGRFGTSLARELMAHGVEVMGIDDDEKVVREQAPFLTEAVTADTSDPEALRQLGVDEVERVVLAIGSHLESSILTASNLVELGVKDIWAKADSEAHGRILRQIGAHHVIRPERDTGRRVAHLLGGRFSDFAEIAPDYGVTRLAPPPAVLGRALDLDEIWRAHHVQLVSVRVGEGSWVPLTDGYTLRSTDYIVAAGSPGALEKFSK, from the coding sequence ATGTTCAAACCGTTCAGCACGTCGAAGCCCACCATCGACATCCCCCCGATCGTGGTCATCGGGCTGGGCCGATTCGGAACCTCCCTCGCACGAGAGCTCATGGCCCACGGTGTCGAGGTCATGGGCATCGACGACGACGAGAAGGTCGTGCGTGAACAGGCCCCCTTCCTCACGGAGGCCGTCACCGCCGACACCTCCGACCCCGAGGCGCTGCGGCAGTTGGGCGTGGACGAGGTGGAGCGCGTCGTTCTGGCCATCGGCTCCCACCTCGAATCATCCATCCTCACCGCCTCCAACCTGGTCGAGCTCGGGGTCAAGGACATCTGGGCGAAAGCCGACTCCGAGGCGCACGGCCGCATCCTGCGCCAGATCGGTGCCCACCATGTGATCCGCCCCGAGCGCGACACCGGCCGCCGCGTCGCGCACCTGCTCGGCGGCCGGTTCAGCGATTTCGCGGAGATCGCCCCGGACTACGGTGTAACCCGCCTCGCGCCTCCGCCGGCGGTGCTGGGGCGCGCCCTCGACCTCGACGAGATCTGGCGGGCGCACCACGTGCAGCTGGTCTCCGTCAGGGTTGGGGAGGGTAGCTGGGTGCCGCTGACGGACGGTTACACTCTGCGATCCACCGATTACATCGTCGCCGCGGGCAGCCCCGGTGCGCTGGAGAAGTTTTCGAAATAG
- the glfT1 gene encoding galactofuranosyltransferase GlfT1, with protein MSLNPRGTTAAVIVTHKRVDLLRHSLEQVAAQSHPVDWIIVVDNGAEKDVQDLLHEISPDKGVYLPSKTNLGGAGGFAYGFLHALALGADAIWCADDDGRPADEKTLAELYRVAVTHQLQEVSPIVANLEDPEKLAFPLRQGLTWKRETRELEGDFLPQYASLFNGALISAEAMERIGVPDYRLFIRGDEVEYHRRLAQSGLKYGTALTAFYLHPDGSGEFHPIMGGRAHAQWPDNPTKRYFTFRNRGYIINQRGMRTMKLQEVVRFGWFFLIERKDPKEFLRWLRLLRMGAREDFRRP; from the coding sequence ATGTCTTTGAATCCGCGCGGTACGACCGCGGCTGTGATTGTCACCCACAAGCGCGTCGACCTGCTGCGGCATTCCCTCGAGCAGGTGGCGGCGCAGAGCCACCCGGTGGATTGGATCATCGTGGTGGACAACGGGGCAGAGAAGGATGTCCAAGACCTGCTCCACGAGATCAGCCCGGACAAGGGCGTCTACCTGCCCTCGAAGACCAACCTCGGTGGCGCTGGCGGGTTCGCCTACGGCTTCCTGCACGCCCTCGCACTGGGCGCGGACGCGATCTGGTGCGCTGACGACGACGGCCGCCCGGCAGACGAAAAAACCCTGGCGGAGCTCTACCGCGTCGCCGTCACACACCAGCTGCAGGAGGTCAGCCCCATCGTGGCCAACCTCGAGGACCCGGAGAAGCTGGCATTCCCGCTGCGCCAGGGCCTCACCTGGAAGCGGGAGACAAGGGAGCTGGAGGGCGATTTCCTCCCTCAATACGCCTCGCTGTTCAACGGCGCGCTGATCAGCGCCGAGGCAATGGAGCGCATCGGTGTCCCGGACTACCGCCTGTTCATACGTGGGGATGAGGTGGAATACCACCGTCGATTAGCTCAATCGGGCTTGAAGTACGGCACGGCGCTGACCGCCTTCTACCTCCACCCCGACGGCTCGGGCGAGTTCCACCCGATCATGGGCGGGCGTGCCCACGCGCAGTGGCCGGACAACCCGACGAAGCGGTACTTCACGTTCCGCAACCGCGGCTACATCATCAACCAGCGCGGGATGCGCACGATGAAACTGCAGGAGGTGGTACGTTTCGGCTGGTTCTTCCTCATTGAGAGGAAGGACCCGAAGGAGTTTCTCCGCTGGCTCAGGCTATTGCGGATGGG
- a CDS encoding potassium transporter TrkG, with amino-acid sequence MSRAGVCFSLVKLPPFVGRLGPARLTAVGFLVLIFLGTVLLMMPFSTAGPQWTPFLPALFTATSAVSLTGLVVEDTGTYWTPVGQAIILALIQLGGLGIIPLAAALIGGGLGFPVWAELLRLLRKRAHVHRISITARMTLVSTVFLLVAGMVFTAQAEWNGVLREMGVGQKLLNAFFMGASPRTAGFNAIDYADAHPITLMGTDILMFIGGGSAGTAGGVKVTTACVLLAAMASEFLGRERTSIGHRTLPYSLTRQALALAFAGVAVVTAGVAALRVFDTEFTGDQVSFEVMSAFATVGLSTGITANLSAPSQIILCLIMYLGRVGPTTLVAALAARAITRRFEYPEERPFIG; translated from the coding sequence ATGTCGCGAGCGGGGGTATGCTTTTCGCTCGTAAAACTCCCGCCCTTTGTCGGGCGCCTCGGACCGGCCCGGTTGACCGCCGTGGGCTTCCTTGTGCTCATTTTCCTCGGCACAGTGCTGCTGATGATGCCGTTTTCCACTGCCGGGCCGCAGTGGACTCCGTTTTTGCCTGCCCTATTCACCGCGACGTCCGCGGTGTCGCTCACGGGCCTCGTCGTCGAGGACACCGGCACGTACTGGACACCGGTGGGCCAGGCGATCATCCTCGCGCTTATCCAGCTAGGCGGCCTCGGCATCATCCCGCTGGCCGCGGCGCTGATCGGCGGCGGCCTCGGCTTCCCCGTCTGGGCGGAGCTTCTCAGGCTCCTCCGGAAACGCGCCCACGTGCACCGGATTTCCATTACAGCGCGGATGACCCTGGTATCCACTGTGTTCCTGCTGGTGGCCGGCATGGTGTTCACCGCGCAAGCGGAGTGGAACGGGGTGCTGCGTGAGATGGGTGTGGGGCAGAAACTGCTCAATGCGTTCTTCATGGGGGCGTCGCCACGCACGGCGGGATTCAACGCCATCGACTACGCCGACGCCCACCCCATCACCCTGATGGGCACCGACATCCTCATGTTCATCGGCGGCGGCTCCGCAGGCACGGCCGGCGGCGTCAAAGTCACCACGGCGTGCGTGCTTCTCGCCGCGATGGCCTCGGAGTTTCTGGGGCGCGAGCGCACCTCCATCGGGCATCGCACCCTGCCGTACTCCCTCACTCGCCAGGCGCTCGCGCTGGCGTTTGCCGGCGTCGCCGTGGTCACAGCGGGGGTGGCGGCGCTGCGCGTCTTCGACACCGAGTTCACCGGTGACCAGGTGTCCTTCGAGGTAATGTCCGCCTTCGCAACTGTGGGTCTGTCCACCGGCATCACGGCGAACCTCTCGGCGCCGTCCCAGATTATCCTCTGTCTCATTATGTATCTGGGCCGCGTCGGCCCCACTACCCTGGTCGCGGCCCTGGCGGCCAGGGCCATCACCCGTCGATTCGAGTACCCCGAGGAAAGGCCCTTCATTGGCTAG
- a CDS encoding aminotransferase class V-fold PLP-dependent enzyme encodes MSYDVAGVRGLYTSLSDGWIYLNAHDCPQVPERVSSAVARSFRTATAVSRPEPAAGSHAKPASGSPEGRSLLDDAAVAVADLVGATPERVVLGPGLPYLYSSLAAAMSPLLRRNSAVVLNNVDRVELTSALQRVDAKVSWAAADLATGALPGWQYMDLVDGTTRLVSVPAAHPYLGTVAPVGEIVETVRAASRAWVLVDASAYAPYRPIHFDEWNADIVAVDLKEMGGPEIAALVFRDEAMFGRLAPVGDPAAAGAARVGLGVSPGLAGAVAPTIDHYAALVDAPAGRASRRTRLVNSMTETSAYLERLRDELHTFLGTLPAVHIVGVSGEAAAESGAEVDRIPRLSFGVKGVPAQTVHQRLFAHGIVATLTPQCQLTEDMGVGDLGGAVTVSLGPFNTTADIEQLIRTVASLA; translated from the coding sequence GTGTCCTACGACGTTGCGGGTGTGCGCGGCCTCTACACCTCGCTATCCGACGGCTGGATTTACCTCAACGCCCATGATTGCCCGCAGGTTCCGGAGCGTGTGTCGTCCGCGGTCGCGCGGTCGTTCCGCACCGCCACGGCCGTTTCCAGGCCGGAGCCTGCGGCCGGGTCGCACGCTAAGCCCGCCTCCGGTTCGCCGGAGGGGCGGAGCCTGCTTGACGACGCCGCCGTCGCCGTAGCCGATCTCGTCGGCGCCACCCCGGAGCGGGTCGTCCTCGGGCCGGGTCTGCCGTATCTTTATTCCTCGCTCGCGGCGGCGATGAGCCCGCTGCTGCGCCGCAATTCCGCGGTGGTGCTCAACAACGTTGACCGCGTGGAGTTGACATCGGCGCTCCAGCGGGTTGATGCCAAGGTGAGCTGGGCGGCGGCCGACCTGGCCACTGGCGCGCTGCCGGGTTGGCAGTACATGGATCTGGTCGACGGCACCACGCGTCTGGTGTCCGTGCCCGCCGCGCACCCCTACCTGGGCACCGTCGCGCCCGTGGGCGAGATCGTGGAAACGGTGCGCGCCGCTTCCAGGGCGTGGGTGCTTGTCGACGCCTCCGCCTACGCCCCGTACCGCCCCATCCATTTCGACGAGTGGAACGCGGATATCGTGGCCGTGGACCTGAAGGAGATGGGCGGACCGGAGATCGCGGCGTTGGTGTTCCGCGACGAGGCGATGTTCGGTCGTCTTGCGCCCGTCGGTGACCCCGCAGCGGCCGGTGCCGCGCGCGTGGGTCTCGGGGTTTCCCCAGGTCTGGCGGGAGCAGTTGCGCCCACGATCGACCACTACGCCGCGCTTGTCGACGCCCCCGCTGGCCGCGCCTCCAGACGCACACGCCTAGTTAACTCGATGACGGAGACGTCCGCCTACCTGGAGCGCCTGCGCGACGAGCTGCATACCTTCCTGGGCACTTTGCCCGCGGTGCACATTGTGGGTGTCTCCGGCGAGGCCGCGGCGGAGTCCGGGGCTGAGGTAGACCGCATCCCGCGCCTCTCGTTCGGGGTGAAGGGCGTGCCGGCCCAGACTGTGCACCAGCGGCTCTTCGCCCACGGCATCGTGGCCACGCTGACACCTCAGTGCCAGCTCACAGAGGACATGGGCGTGGGCGACCTCGGTGGCGCGGTCACCGTGTCGCTCGGGCCGTTCAACACCACCGCGGACATCGAACAGCTCATCCGCACCGTGGCGTCGCTGGCCTAA
- a CDS encoding NAD(P)H-quinone oxidoreductase, whose protein sequence is MKAIQLADPDNPRSLELRDVPTPEPQEGEVLVKVAATGVNRGDLMQARGMYPPPKGESEIIGLECAGTVVGTGEEVGCLLAGGGYAEYVAVPEGQLTPLPTGFNLVDTAGVVEVACTVWSNLGMLAGVKPDDRVLIHGGAGGIGSFAIQLCKALGCEVATTAGSADKLEYCRGLGADIAINYHDQDFAEELKGSCDIILDIMGGSYLEQNVRSLAVDGRLVVIALQGGPKGTLNLGRMLTRRQSVHATTLRARPRPMKAAVVDSTVKNVWPLLESGEIKANVSKTFSLGDASLAHDYLDSGEHTGKVVLTVD, encoded by the coding sequence ATGAAAGCAATCCAGCTCGCAGACCCCGACAATCCCCGCTCCCTGGAGCTGCGGGACGTGCCTACTCCCGAGCCCCAGGAGGGCGAGGTACTGGTCAAGGTCGCGGCCACCGGCGTGAACCGCGGCGACCTGATGCAGGCCAGGGGCATGTACCCGCCGCCGAAGGGTGAGTCGGAGATCATCGGCCTGGAGTGCGCGGGCACGGTGGTAGGAACCGGCGAGGAGGTCGGTTGCCTGCTCGCAGGCGGTGGCTACGCGGAGTACGTCGCCGTGCCGGAGGGCCAGCTGACGCCCCTGCCGACGGGCTTCAACCTGGTCGACACCGCCGGTGTTGTCGAGGTCGCGTGCACCGTCTGGTCCAACCTGGGCATGCTCGCCGGCGTCAAACCCGACGACCGCGTGCTCATCCACGGCGGTGCGGGCGGCATCGGGTCCTTCGCCATCCAGCTGTGCAAGGCGCTCGGTTGCGAGGTCGCCACAACCGCCGGCAGCGCGGACAAACTGGAGTACTGCCGAGGCCTCGGAGCCGACATCGCCATCAACTACCACGACCAGGATTTCGCCGAGGAGCTCAAGGGCTCCTGCGACATCATCCTCGACATCATGGGCGGCTCCTACCTGGAGCAAAACGTGAGGAGCCTCGCTGTCGACGGCCGCCTCGTCGTCATCGCTCTGCAGGGCGGCCCGAAGGGCACCCTCAACCTGGGCCGCATGCTCACGCGTCGGCAGTCCGTCCACGCCACCACGCTGCGCGCCCGCCCGCGCCCGATGAAGGCCGCGGTGGTCGACAGCACCGTCAAGAACGTCTGGCCGCTGCTTGAGAGCGGCGAGATCAAGGCGAACGTGAGCAAGACTTTTTCGCTTGGCGACGCCTCCCTCGCCCACGACTACCTCGACTCCGGCGAGCACACCGGCAAGGTTGTGCTCACGGTGGACTAA
- a CDS encoding alanine--glyoxylate aminotransferase family protein codes for MTQLPRTDIDPDGLLEYSVVFTDRSLNHMSRKFITATQELLGILTETYNADTAVLIPGGGTAAMEAVARQLFTGKKVLIIRQGNFTFRWTQIIEKGAITDQVKVLNAVPTDDTDTPSYAPPAIEDVRAAIAEFGPDVVVTAHTETASGTTLGPEYTAALGEAAQAAGALFVLDCIAAGADFTDMRASRVDVLISAPQKSWSGSPATGYVMLGDRAREEVLATESTSFTLDLKKWLELFEGYRDGAAAYHSTLPTDTIVRNLEVMKESLAVGLDVLAQRQVELGRAVREAASARGYKSVAAEGYESNGVVVLYADSPELQNGAVLKPHGVQIAAGVPLRIGEAEGFATFRIGLFGLDKWEDPQAAAQRLIDALDAARSK; via the coding sequence ATGACGCAACTGCCCCGCACTGATATTGACCCGGACGGCCTCCTCGAGTACTCGGTGGTGTTCACCGACCGCTCTCTGAACCACATGTCGCGCAAGTTCATCACCGCGACCCAGGAGCTGCTTGGCATTCTCACCGAGACCTACAACGCCGATACCGCGGTGTTGATCCCCGGCGGCGGAACCGCGGCCATGGAAGCGGTCGCGCGTCAGCTCTTCACCGGCAAGAAGGTCCTCATTATCCGCCAGGGCAACTTCACGTTCCGCTGGACCCAGATCATTGAGAAGGGTGCCATCACCGACCAGGTCAAGGTGCTCAATGCGGTGCCTACGGACGACACCGACACCCCCTCGTACGCCCCGCCCGCTATCGAGGATGTGCGCGCGGCCATCGCCGAGTTCGGCCCGGACGTCGTCGTTACCGCCCACACCGAGACGGCCTCCGGCACCACGCTCGGGCCCGAGTACACCGCGGCGCTGGGTGAGGCCGCCCAGGCCGCAGGCGCGCTTTTCGTGCTCGACTGCATCGCGGCCGGCGCCGACTTCACCGACATGCGCGCCTCGCGTGTCGACGTCCTCATCTCCGCCCCCCAGAAGTCCTGGTCCGGCTCCCCCGCCACCGGCTACGTCATGCTGGGCGATCGGGCCCGCGAGGAGGTGCTGGCCACCGAGTCCACCTCGTTCACTCTGGACCTGAAGAAATGGCTGGAGCTGTTCGAAGGCTACCGCGACGGCGCGGCCGCCTACCACTCCACGCTGCCGACCGACACGATCGTGCGCAACCTTGAGGTGATGAAGGAATCCCTGGCCGTGGGCCTCGACGTCCTCGCGCAGCGCCAGGTCGAGCTCGGCCGCGCGGTGCGCGAGGCGGCCTCCGCCCGCGGTTACAAGTCCGTGGCGGCCGAGGGCTACGAGTCCAACGGCGTCGTCGTGCTCTACGCCGATTCCCCCGAGCTGCAGAACGGTGCGGTGCTCAAGCCCCACGGTGTGCAGATCGCCGCCGGTGTGCCCCTACGGATCGGCGAGGCGGAGGGATTTGCCACCTTCCGCATCGGGCTGTTCGGCCTGGACAAGTGGGAGGACCCGCAGGCCGCGGCGCAGCGGCTTATCGACGCCCTCGACGCCGCGCGGTCTAAGTAA
- the wzm gene encoding galactan export ABC transporter permease subunit Wzm/RfbD, whose amino-acid sequence MTTDGSANTPPSKSKTFSMAFRDLVRGWNQHELWLQLGWQDIKQRYRRSTLGPLWITIATGVMALALGLLYSMLFQISVREFLPHVTVGFIVWGFISGCIKDGADIFIENEGLIKQLPSALSVHVYRLVWRQLLFLAHNMVIWLLLVVVFQIPLTWNTLLAVPALALLVVNSVWVTMLFGIIATRFRDVAPLLEAMVQLLFYVTPIVWTTQTLREQGGEVAERARIAELNPLYHYLEIVRGPLIGVDVPLYHWGIVGAVTVVGLLVALAVMRQWRFRVPYWV is encoded by the coding sequence ATGACAACCGACGGGTCGGCGAACACGCCGCCGTCGAAGTCCAAGACCTTTTCTATGGCGTTCAGGGACCTCGTGCGCGGGTGGAACCAGCACGAGCTGTGGCTCCAGCTCGGCTGGCAGGACATCAAGCAGCGCTACCGCCGCAGCACTCTCGGCCCGCTGTGGATCACCATCGCCACCGGCGTGATGGCGCTCGCCCTAGGCCTTTTGTACTCCATGCTGTTCCAGATTTCGGTGCGCGAGTTCCTCCCCCACGTCACCGTCGGGTTCATCGTGTGGGGCTTCATCTCCGGCTGCATCAAGGACGGCGCCGACATCTTCATCGAGAACGAGGGCCTGATCAAGCAACTGCCCTCGGCGCTGTCCGTCCACGTCTACCGCCTGGTGTGGCGCCAGTTGCTCTTCTTGGCGCACAACATGGTGATCTGGCTCCTGCTGGTCGTGGTGTTCCAGATTCCGCTCACCTGGAACACGTTGCTGGCCGTGCCCGCGCTCGCGCTACTGGTGGTCAACAGCGTCTGGGTGACCATGCTTTTCGGCATTATCGCGACGCGATTCCGCGACGTCGCTCCGCTGTTGGAGGCCATGGTGCAGCTTTTGTTCTACGTCACCCCGATCGTGTGGACCACCCAAACGCTGCGTGAACAGGGCGGTGAGGTCGCCGAGCGCGCCCGCATCGCCGAGCTCAACCCGCTCTACCACTACCTCGAAATCGTGCGCGGCCCGCTCATCGGCGTCGACGTCCCGCTCTACCACTGGGGCATTGTCGGGGCCGTCACCGTCGTCGGCCTCCTGGTCGCGCTCGCCGTCATGCGCCAGTGGCGCTTCCGCGTCCCGTACTGGGTATAA
- the mgtE gene encoding magnesium transporter: MKTAHPAAARDLERRLGGRREAKAEELEEIQAQLAELSFRDLKGLVVRASPSRGAKILRLLPPERSAALFDALGAAHQADIIRALGDDKVVNYFGALGAEDRVALLDHLPAEIADRLIRELDEDDQKVTGVVLGYKKGTVGRRMSPRVPVVTPVMTVDEVVEQLRDGVDTLETIYTVPVVDEDRIVCGVLRMRSLFRAAGTDKVSELMESPSVFRADDNLEDSARWLLSSGRLAVPVVDDDFRLLGIFTFDEANDVVEGANSEDSARMGGSEALRKPYLSTPVIRLVRSRIVWLLVLAFSAILTVQVLDVFEATLEKAVVLSLFIPLLTGTGGNTGNQAATTVTRALALNDVRKSDILKVMWRELRVGLMLGSVLGGLGFAIATLVFDLNIGTVIGATLFLICTFSATVGGMMPIIAKAVGADPAVFSNPFISTFCDATGLVIYFLMAKTVLGI, from the coding sequence ATGAAAACAGCGCATCCGGCAGCAGCGAGGGATTTGGAACGGCGTCTGGGAGGGCGTCGAGAAGCGAAGGCCGAAGAGCTCGAGGAGATTCAGGCCCAGCTCGCGGAGCTCAGCTTCCGCGACCTCAAAGGCCTTGTCGTGCGGGCAAGCCCGAGCCGCGGCGCGAAAATCCTGCGGTTGTTGCCGCCCGAGCGGTCGGCCGCGCTTTTCGACGCCCTCGGCGCCGCGCACCAGGCCGACATCATCCGTGCTCTGGGTGACGACAAGGTGGTCAACTACTTCGGCGCGCTCGGTGCTGAGGACCGCGTCGCGCTGCTCGACCACCTGCCCGCTGAAATCGCCGATCGTCTCATCCGCGAGCTGGACGAGGACGACCAAAAGGTCACCGGAGTCGTGCTCGGTTACAAGAAGGGCACCGTCGGGCGCAGGATGTCGCCGAGAGTGCCGGTGGTGACGCCGGTGATGACGGTCGACGAGGTGGTCGAGCAGTTGCGCGACGGGGTGGACACGCTGGAGACCATTTACACCGTCCCGGTCGTCGACGAGGACCGCATCGTGTGCGGCGTGCTTCGGATGCGCTCCCTATTCCGCGCGGCAGGCACCGACAAAGTCTCCGAGCTGATGGAGAGCCCCAGCGTGTTCCGGGCGGACGACAACCTCGAGGACTCCGCGCGCTGGCTGCTGTCCTCGGGCCGCCTCGCCGTGCCTGTCGTCGACGACGACTTCCGCCTGCTGGGGATATTCACCTTCGACGAGGCGAACGACGTGGTCGAAGGTGCCAACTCGGAGGATTCCGCGCGTATGGGCGGCTCCGAGGCGCTGCGCAAGCCCTACCTGTCCACGCCAGTGATCCGTCTCGTGCGCAGCCGCATCGTGTGGTTGCTGGTGCTAGCGTTCTCCGCGATCCTCACCGTCCAAGTCCTCGACGTTTTCGAGGCGACGCTGGAGAAGGCCGTCGTCCTTTCGCTGTTTATCCCGCTGCTCACCGGCACCGGCGGCAACACGGGCAACCAGGCCGCCACGACTGTGACCAGGGCACTCGCGCTAAACGACGTCCGCAAGAGCGACATCCTGAAGGTCATGTGGCGCGAACTGCGGGTGGGGCTGATGCTGGGCTCGGTGCTCGGAGGTTTGGGCTTCGCCATTGCCACCCTGGTGTTTGACCTGAACATCGGCACCGTGATCGGTGCGACGCTGTTTCTGATCTGTACGTTCTCGGCCACCGTGGGCGGGATGATGCCGATCATTGCCAAGGCCGTCGGCGCCGACCCGGCGGTGTTCTCCAACCCGTTCATCTCTACGTTCTGCGATGCGACGGGACTTGTGATTTACTTCCTGATGGCGAAGACGGTTCTGGGGATTTAA
- a CDS encoding histidinol-phosphate transaminase translates to MIRPDIAAIPPYVPGKRDERALKLSSNESADAPLGAAARAMADVARTANRYPDMFAVELRETLAEHLGVTFEQVVVGNGSSALLQQLVQATCTPENNVIYAWRSFEAYPIFLQVVGAQARPVPITREGRHDLERMASLIDASTSLIFLCSPNNPSGQVISNAEFDAFMAKVPGHVTVALDEAYFEYNRDEDAVVGTEAIRRYPNVVALRTFSKAYGLAGVRVGYAFGPQDIIGALTAVAIPFQVSSVAQAGAIASLGAQGEVAARTEETVAVRDEVADRIGAARSQANFVWLPDVDAARISEQLAAHGVLTRAFPEGLRVTVTNREEAVQFLRAWDTVQG, encoded by the coding sequence ATGATCCGCCCCGACATCGCAGCCATTCCCCCGTACGTTCCCGGCAAGCGCGACGAGCGCGCGCTGAAACTGTCGTCCAACGAATCGGCCGACGCGCCGCTGGGAGCTGCTGCCCGCGCGATGGCGGACGTGGCGCGCACCGCAAACCGCTACCCGGACATGTTCGCCGTCGAGTTGCGCGAGACCCTCGCGGAGCACCTCGGCGTCACATTTGAGCAGGTCGTGGTGGGCAACGGCTCCTCCGCCCTGTTGCAACAGCTGGTCCAGGCCACCTGCACGCCGGAAAACAACGTGATTTACGCCTGGCGCAGCTTCGAGGCCTACCCAATCTTCCTGCAGGTCGTCGGCGCGCAGGCCCGCCCTGTTCCCATCACCCGCGAGGGCAGGCACGACCTCGAGCGCATGGCTTCACTTATCGACGCCTCCACGTCCCTGATCTTCCTCTGCTCCCCCAACAACCCCTCCGGCCAGGTGATCTCGAACGCCGAGTTCGACGCCTTCATGGCGAAGGTGCCCGGCCACGTCACCGTGGCGCTGGATGAGGCCTACTTCGAGTACAACCGTGACGAGGACGCCGTGGTGGGCACCGAGGCGATCCGCCGCTACCCCAACGTCGTGGCGCTGCGGACGTTTTCCAAGGCCTACGGCCTGGCGGGCGTGCGCGTCGGCTACGCCTTCGGTCCGCAGGACATCATCGGGGCGCTGACCGCTGTCGCCATCCCCTTCCAGGTCAGCTCGGTGGCCCAGGCCGGTGCCATCGCTTCCCTCGGTGCGCAGGGGGAGGTCGCAGCGCGCACCGAGGAGACCGTCGCGGTGCGCGACGAGGTGGCGGATCGAATCGGGGCTGCCCGCAGCCAGGCGAACTTTGTGTGGTTGCCCGACGTCGACGCGGCGCGGATCAGCGAGCAGCTCGCCGCCCACGGCGTACTCACCCGCGCCTTCCCAGAGGGTTTGCGCGTGACGGTCACCAACCGCGAGGAAGCGGTGCAGTTTTTGCGCGCCTGGGACACCGTGCAGGGCTAA